The genomic window TATATCCAGCAGATACGCTCCGTTATTGATATAAATTTTGGGTAGTCATCAGATGCAAATGGCAAAAACGGAAGTATGAAAATTGGAGGGAAAACATAAACAAGTTTTGAAAAAGTGTTGTGTTTAAACAGAAGCTTTACAACCCTACCTTTTACTCTTTTAAGTATACGAGGAACAAGAAAGATAATCAAAAGGTGTAACAACCACGACAGAAAGATAGAGACCAGAAACAGAAAGAGTATAAAAATCCAACATTCAAACTCCTCTGCTACATTTGGAGAGATACCCAAACTCTCAAAAATTGTTCTAACAACGGAATTAAAAGAATTAAAAAATGAAGATTCTTCTCTCATTATATCTTGTTTATAGAGTCAATAGTCTCAAGATTTAACGACAAAGAAGAGTGAAAGGTTTACAAAGTATAATTTATTTAGAGAGTTGGATATATTATTACCAGAACTTATTATTCTCAGCACTATATTCAAAACCAACCGAAGCAAGTTTTTCGATAAGCCAAGAGCGATCTATATCCATACTTGAGCACAACTCATCAAGCGAAGGGTATTCATCGCGTAACTTCATATTAATAAAACTAAATAGCATCATTGGCTCCGAAGGAATTGTTTGCATATAATTAAAATCTTTAAAGTTTAAACAAAAAGAAGGCTGCCCAATTAAATCAGACAGCCCATAATCTCTTTCAGACTACGATTATCCCTCGATAATAGCACCTGTAGGACAAGCATCAGCGCAAGTACCACAGCTTAAGCATTTATCAGGATCAATTACGTAGATATCGCCCTCAGAGATAGCCTCAACTGGGCACTCACCTGCACATGTTCCACATGCTACGCAGTCTTCTGTAATAACGTAAGCCATTTTCGTTTTGTTTATAAATTAGTACTAATGTGGGTGCAAAGTTACAGTTTTCTTGCAAAAAAGCAAAAAATAGAGTGTTAAATTATTATTGCACCCGTTTTGTTATTATTTCAACTTATTACTTAAAGCAGCCATTTTAATAGCAGTAACGGCAGCCTCATCACCTTTATTTCCAAGCACTCCACCTGCTCTGTCAAGAGCCTGTTGCATATCATCGGTAGTTAAAACACCAAATATAACAGGTATTGAGCCATCTTCATTTAGAGCAGTAATTCCTTGAGTAACACCTTCGCAAACATACTCAAAGTGAGGAGTTCCTCCACGCACAACACAGCCTAAAACTATCACTGCATCGGGACGATAGAACTGCATTGCACGGCGAGCCCCAAATGTTAACTCAAAAGTTCCGGGAACATACTCAACAAATATATTCTCTTGTTTAACACCATTCTCAACTAAGGTATCATAAGCTCCGTTTAAAAGAGCACCTGTAACTTGATCGTTCCATTCAGAACATATAATTGCAAACTTCATTTTTGAAGCATCAGGCATTGAATTTTTATCATATGCCGATAAATTTGTTGTTGCCATATAGTTGTATAATAAAAAAGGGTGCCAACATATAAAAATATGCGATACCCTTTATATTGTTTTTGTAAGTTTCAAACTATTTTACTTGAGCATTTGCTTTCTCAATATATTTATCAATATCTTGCCCAATAACAGAGTTCTCATATTTATCTTTAATCTCTTGATAGAACTCTAATGCTTTTGCATTGTCACCTGCTTTCTCTGCAACAGTAGCAGCCTTAACGAGGAATAGGGGAGAGATTACAGAATTTGATGCCTCATCTGCTGCTGCAACAAATTTTTCTATTGCTTTGTTATAATCACCCATATTAGCATAGCAGTTTCCAATCATAGCAATTATGTTGGGATATAGAAGAGGTTCATCACCATCGTAAGCCTCTAAGTACTCAAGAGCCTCCTCGTTATTTCCAAGATTGTAAGCACAAATTCCGGCATAAGCATTAGCCAAGTTTCCAGCCTTAGTACCAGAATACTCATCAGCAATTGCTTTAAAGCCTATGAAATCTGCCTCATTACCATTAAGTGCAACCTCAAAATTATCTTGCTCAAAATAGAACTCTCCTTTATACATTGCATTTTGAGCCTCATCTTCCATAGGAGCAAAATAGAATTGTTTTAGCATTAAGAAACCTGCAACAACCAAAATTGCAATAATAACAATAGTTGTAAGTTTTTTACCATTTTTCTCAATCCATTGTTCTCCAGTAGATAGGACGTTATTCATTTTATCCAATTCGTCCATTTGTTGTTCTTTAGCCATTTGTATCTAATGTTTATAATTAATATTCAAAACTTTACACAAAAAAAGGAGGTATTCTATCATAGAATAAGAGTCTTTTTTTGCAAAATCAAGTGCAAAAATAAAATATTTATCGATATAAATAAAATTTCGCCTATAATTTTTACATTTTTAATAACATATAAACTAAAATAATCGGTTTTTAATTACTATCTTCGCAATATAAAAACAAAAAGCAGATTAATTAAAGATGATACTCGAAACAATATCGTTACTAAACTTTAAAAACATAACCGAAGCCGATATAACCCTATCGGACAACATAAATTGTTTCTTGGGTAACAACGGAATGGGCAAGACTAATCTATTGGATGCAATATATTACCTATCGTTTTGCAAAAGTTTCTACAACATATCCGACATTCAAAACATTAAACATGGCGAAGAGTTCTTCATGATACGCGGAAACTATCGTGATGTCAAAAGCAACGACATTGCCGAGATAAATTGTGGAGTAAAACTTAAACAAAAAAAGACCTTTAAACGAGACAAAAAGGAGTATAACAGATTATCGGAACACATTGGATACATACCCTTAGTGATAGTCTCGCCAGAAGATAGCGAGTTGGTAAAAGAGGGGAGTGATATACGCCGAAAATTCATAGACCAAACCCTATCACAATTCAATAGAGAATATCTCTCTGCCGTAATGGCATACAACAAAGCACTCTCAACACGCAACTCAATGCTACGACAAGAGAACACCGAGAAGACCTTATTTGAGGTTATTGAGGCACAAATGGAGTATGCTGCTAATTGCGTATTCAAATACAGAAAAGAGTTTATAGAAGATTTTGTATCTGTATTCAATAAATTTTATCAAGAGATATGTGGAGGAGGGGAGAGCGTATCACTATCATACACCTCGCACCTATACGATGGAGATTTATCAGTTCAACTTGCCGAGAGCAGAGCAAAAGATGCAATATTAGGTTATACCACACGCGGAATACACCGCGATGATCTTGAGATGAAACTTGGCAACTACAACATAAAGCGAGTAGGCTCTCAAGGACAAACAAAAAGTTTTGCCATTGCTTTACGTTTTGCTCAATATGAGTACCTTAAAAAGATGGGAGGAAAAAGTCCTATTTTGTTGCTTGATGATATATTTGACAAATTAGACTCTAACAGAGTTGAACGTATTATGAATATGGTCTCTACCCCAGAGTTTGGACAGATATTTGTTACAGACACAAACAGAGAATACTTAGATGCCATAATTCGCAAAAGCGGAAAAGACTTTAAACTATTTGAAGTAGAAAACGGAGAGATAAGAGAGTTATAGATGGAGAGACGCAAAGCCACACATATAGGCGAAATAATTCAAGAAATCCTAAACAAAAGTAATTTAAAGGGAAGACTTGATGAGACTACAATTACCCAGAAGTGGGAAGAGGTGGTTGGGAAACCTATGGCTCGATATACAAAAAACGTATATGTAAGCAAAGGTATTCTACACGTAGAAGTAACCTCATCGGTTGTTCGTAACGAACTGATGATGAATCGTACAACACTCGTAGAGCAACTCAATGCAATAACAGGAACCCAAACAATAAAAGATATTATATTCAGATAATGGAAAACCTATACAAACACACCATAGAGATACAACCTCGCTTCAACGACTTTGATGTAATGGGGCATGTAAACAATACTGTCTTCATGAACTATTTTGATATTGGTAAAGTATCTTATTTCAAAGCAATATGGGATACCGACCTTGTAGATTGGCAAGAGTTTGGATTAGTGATAGCACGAATAGAGACCGACTTTATAGCACCAATATTAATGGGCGACAGAGTAGTAGTTCGCACCACAATACTACGCATAGGCAACAAAAGTTTAGAACTCTCCCAACAAATCATAAACCCCGACACAAACCAGCTAAAAGCGGCAGCACGAACAATCATGGTGGGATTTGATGTAAGCACTAATAGTGCTGAACCTATAACCGAAAAATGCGTTGAGGCAATAAGCCGTTACGAAGGTCGCCCCTTTAAAAGAGAGATAAGCAAACAGTAAGAAACAAATATTCTAATAATAGAGAGTGCCAGAAAATTTTCCGGCACTCTCTATTATATCTTAATTAAAAATATTCTTAAATCAATAAAGATTATCTATCACTCTTAACCGACATATAATATGGCAATCCATATATAGCATTATTAATGTAATCTGCCGATATATAAGTGTATTGAGGATTTATTTTATACACCCCATCTTTGTTTATAAAACCGTAATAGTCACCTATCTTAACAAGGGCTAAATTATCAACAAAAGGATAAGCCTCATCAAATTGACGCTTGATAACAATCTCACCATACTTGTCAACGTATGCCCACTTACCATCAAGCAAAACAGGAGCAATATCAGCACCATTAAAAGGTAATACCTTCTCATATACTGGCTCAATAACCCAGTTGCCGTTAATATCAATCCAGCCCCATTTATCATCACTTAAAGTAATATAAAACTCGCCATCAGAGGTCATATCATCAAAGCGAGGTTCAAGAACAAACTCTCCCATTTTATCAATAATGCCCCACTTATCATTAATCGCAATAACAGCAAATTGATTACTAAAAGTCTTTGCTCCGTCAAACTTAGCAGGAATAATTACCGAGCCTGATTTATCAATATATCCCCACTTATTATCCAAGCCTTTAACCGCTGCCAAACCTTCGCTAAAATGAGTTGCATCATAATATAGAGGAGCAATAACCTTTTCACCTGTTAAGGATGCAAAACCATATCGTTTTTGTCTGTTCTCAACAGAGTAATATCTTGCCATATCCTCTATATAAATCTCAACCCAATCAACCTCACGTAAAGTAAATTTAAGTTCACCCTTACGATTAATTACACTTGGTAAATCGCCCTTACGAACAACCCAAGCCATATTATTATTAAACACGGTTGCATATTTGTAAACGTCAGGGATAATAATCTCACCCTCATCATCAACATAACCAAATCTATCATCCTTACCTACCAAAGCAACATCATTTCTGATTAAAGAGATTTGGTTACATCCAACCGAAAACTGAAAGTTATCTTTTTTTGATATATAGAAAATTGAGTCGCCAGCCCCTACAGCAATATCCTTAACATTGTCTATCCTCCAACCTTCGTTAGAACATGACACAAATAGTATTGCCATAAACAACACAACCAATATTTTTATATTTAAAAAAAGTTTCATAGGTCAAATTTACAAAACGTCATCTTCAGAATAACTCTCAATATGTCTTGCTCTCTTCTCGGGATATATATCTTCAACAGTAATCAACATTCCGGTCTCCTCAACATCACCAAACTCATCGTTGATGGCAGTACCAAAAGTCTTCATCGATGGAGATAAAGCCATATAAGCACTTACCAAAGGAGGGATATTCGCACCCAAGTTCCTTATCTCCCCATTCAGAGTAAGATAATCCTTTTTATAATCATCCTTACAGAAAAGAGTCTCAAAATCTGCATCGTTCCCAGTTGTATCCAAAGGATAGTGAGGTTTAATAAGATTATCTCTATCAGGGAAATATATTCTTAAAAAGTTCATTATCATATTTCGTCCAACAATAGGGAACTCTGTGTACATAGTAAACTTACCAAGAAGGTATTTTGTTTGCGGATAGATACGGGCAAGAGCTCCTAAACCATCCCAAAGATTGTCAAGAGCAAACAATCCTTTTGCTCCTGCCTTTGAAGATTGATACTCCAAGGCAACAAACGAGCGACCTAACTCAATTGTATAAGGGAGGTAATTCTCTATATAATCCTGAGAAAATTCAAAAAGGTGCGACATTGCAATACGAGGCGAACCATCTTCTTGAAATTTAATATCTCTACCCAAGATAAAACGATAACCCCCTAAAATCTCCTCTTTTTCAGGATCCCACACAAACAACTGGCGACATGGAGGCGTCATTAAATCATACTCATCAATATCAACCGATTTTCCAGTACCGCCACCGCCATTACGAAATGCGATTTCGCGTAAACGCCCTATCTCATTCATAATATTTGGAGATTGGTGAGCTTCAATCACATATATCTCATTATTACACTTGCGAGTGTGTCTTATAAATGTCGCATGTTTTAACTCCTCTTTAATAAGAGCCCTGTCTATTTTCTCTATTATCTCTTCCATGATAATGGATTACTTCTTAATATCGTACACTAAATCTTTTACATATTGAGCCCACTGCATTGGTGTTTTCTCTGAATTAAAAGTTTGCCAAGGAATAGGTTTGCCAAAATAAATTTCAAATCTCTTACCCTTTGACTTAAATAACTCATCGGGCAAATATATAAGTTCAATATTAAATTTTATTCCTAACTTTTGGCGTAATGAGGCAAAGTTGTAAAAGAAATTTGAATTACGTCCTTTAAAAAAGACAGGAACAACATCTCTCTCTTGAGATATAGCATTAGTTACAAACCACTTTTTCCATGTCAAATCTAAAATCCTGCCTTTTTGACGTCGCGAACACATACCAGCAGGGAAAACCAATAACTGATTGTCGCTATCCAAAATATTATCCAAATCCTTCGCTAAACTCTTTGACTGCTTTCCGTAACAATTTATAGGAATAAAACAAGGAGCCAAAGGTTTCATATTCATTAGCAAATCATTAACCTGTGCCTTAATCTTGCCATCAAAATATTTTCCCAACTCAGAAATTAGAAGAATTCCGTCCATTCCGCCAAGAGGGTGGTTACTGACAAAAATAAATCTCTTATCTTTGGGAATATTCTCTAAACCATAAACATCACACTCAACCTCAAAGAAACGCTTTACATCAGTTGCAAAATCAACTCCCTGCAAATGCGAATTCTCCCTTAAATAAGAGTTTATTTCCTCTTGATGTATTATTCGTTTAAGGTAATTCATAACAAATTTAGGCAAACCTTTACCTTTGCGAAACTTGCTTTTAACAACCTTATCCAAATCTATTTGTAATGGTTCATTCATTGTACAAAATAATAAATTCGCATAATATTCTAATAAACAAACATTTATATCTTATGTCTGTTTATTTTTACTACACATTAGGCACAAAATACGAAACAAAAGTACAATTTTTATCTCTTTATTAATAAAAATAAACACTTTTTTTATCCAAAAAGATTTATCACTACACTTTATAAGGAAAATCTGACTACACAAAAAAAGAGAAAATCATCACCACAATATGGATATTTTACTCAACGCTAAAAACTAAAAATATACCCCTAAATTTAATGAAAAAAATTTTTTATAAAAATCCCCATTTTTTATACAATGTATATAGAATATTTTAACTATCTTTATCGGCTAATTTAGGATAATTGCCTTTTATCAAATACTACCTTATGCAAGAGCCTGTATATCACATACCTGCGTTACTAACTGAGTGTATTGACGGATTAAATATTTCTCCAAATGGAACATACGTTGATGTTACTTTTGGAGGAGGGGGACACTCTCGCAGAATAATTGAGCAATTAGGAGCCGAAGGGAAACTATTCTCATTTGACCAAGATAGTGATGCAGAAAAAAATATAATTGACGATAAGCGGTTCACATTTGTAAAAAGCAATTTCAGATTTTTAAAGAATTTTATGAAATACCACAACATTGAACAAGTTGATGGTATCATTGCCGATCTTGGAGTATCGTTTCACCATTTTGATGAAGCAGAGAGAGGATTCTCATTTCGCTTTGAAGGGAAACTCGATATGAGAATGAACCGAAGAGGAGGTAGTTCGGCAGCTGAGATTATAAACAAATACCCAGAGAGCAAGATTGCCGATATACTAT from Bacteroidales bacterium includes these protein-coding regions:
- a CDS encoding 6,7-dimethyl-8-ribityllumazine synthase is translated as MATTNLSAYDKNSMPDASKMKFAIICSEWNDQVTGALLNGAYDTLVENGVKQENIFVEYVPGTFELTFGARRAMQFYRPDAVIVLGCVVRGGTPHFEYVCEGVTQGITALNEDGSIPVIFGVLTTDDMQQALDRAGGVLGNKGDEAAVTAIKMAALSNKLK
- a CDS encoding acyl-CoA thioesterase — its product is MENLYKHTIEIQPRFNDFDVMGHVNNTVFMNYFDIGKVSYFKAIWDTDLVDWQEFGLVIARIETDFIAPILMGDRVVVRTTILRIGNKSLELSQQIINPDTNQLKAAARTIMVGFDVSTNSAEPITEKCVEAISRYEGRPFKREISKQ
- a CDS encoding 1-acyl-sn-glycerol-3-phosphate acyltransferase, whose protein sequence is MNEPLQIDLDKVVKSKFRKGKGLPKFVMNYLKRIIHQEEINSYLRENSHLQGVDFATDVKRFFEVECDVYGLENIPKDKRFIFVSNHPLGGMDGILLISELGKYFDGKIKAQVNDLLMNMKPLAPCFIPINCYGKQSKSLAKDLDNILDSDNQLLVFPAGMCSRRQKGRILDLTWKKWFVTNAISQERDVVPVFFKGRNSNFFYNFASLRQKLGIKFNIELIYLPDELFKSKGKRFEIYFGKPIPWQTFNSEKTPMQWAQYVKDLVYDIKK
- a CDS encoding DUF4250 domain-containing protein, translated to MQTIPSEPMMLFSFINMKLRDEYPSLDELCSSMDIDRSWLIEKLASVGFEYSAENNKFW
- the recF gene encoding DNA replication and repair protein RecF (All proteins in this family for which functions are known are DNA-binding proteins that assist the filamentation of RecA onto DNA for the initiation of recombination or recombinational repair.); the protein is MILETISLLNFKNITEADITLSDNINCFLGNNGMGKTNLLDAIYYLSFCKSFYNISDIQNIKHGEEFFMIRGNYRDVKSNDIAEINCGVKLKQKKTFKRDKKEYNRLSEHIGYIPLVIVSPEDSELVKEGSDIRRKFIDQTLSQFNREYLSAVMAYNKALSTRNSMLRQENTEKTLFEVIEAQMEYAANCVFKYRKEFIEDFVSVFNKFYQEICGGGESVSLSYTSHLYDGDLSVQLAESRAKDAILGYTTRGIHRDDLEMKLGNYNIKRVGSQGQTKSFAIALRFAQYEYLKKMGGKSPILLLDDIFDKLDSNRVERIMNMVSTPEFGQIFVTDTNREYLDAIIRKSGKDFKLFEVENGEIREL
- a CDS encoding 4Fe-4S binding protein, giving the protein MAYVITEDCVACGTCAGECPVEAISEGDIYVIDPDKCLSCGTCADACPTGAIIEG
- a CDS encoding WG repeat-containing protein; the encoded protein is MKLFLNIKILVVLFMAILFVSCSNEGWRIDNVKDIAVGAGDSIFYISKKDNFQFSVGCNQISLIRNDVALVGKDDRFGYVDDEGEIIIPDVYKYATVFNNNMAWVVRKGDLPSVINRKGELKFTLREVDWVEIYIEDMARYYSVENRQKRYGFASLTGEKVIAPLYYDATHFSEGLAAVKGLDNKWGYIDKSGSVIIPAKFDGAKTFSNQFAVIAINDKWGIIDKMGEFVLEPRFDDMTSDGEFYITLSDDKWGWIDINGNWVIEPVYEKVLPFNGADIAPVLLDGKWAYVDKYGEIVIKRQFDEAYPFVDNLALVKIGDYYGFINKDGVYKINPQYTYISADYINNAIYGLPYYMSVKSDR
- a CDS encoding DUF721 domain-containing protein, whose amino-acid sequence is MERRKATHIGEIIQEILNKSNLKGRLDETTITQKWEEVVGKPMARYTKNVYVSKGILHVEVTSSVVRNELMMNRTTLVEQLNAITGTQTIKDIIFR
- a CDS encoding GNAT family N-acetyltransferase, with product MEEIIEKIDRALIKEELKHATFIRHTRKCNNEIYVIEAHQSPNIMNEIGRLREIAFRNGGGGTGKSVDIDEYDLMTPPCRQLFVWDPEKEEILGGYRFILGRDIKFQEDGSPRIAMSHLFEFSQDYIENYLPYTIELGRSFVALEYQSSKAGAKGLFALDNLWDGLGALARIYPQTKYLLGKFTMYTEFPIVGRNMIMNFLRIYFPDRDNLIKPHYPLDTTGNDADFETLFCKDDYKKDYLTLNGEIRNLGANIPPLVSAYMALSPSMKTFGTAINDEFGDVEETGMLITVEDIYPEKRARHIESYSEDDVL
- a CDS encoding tetratricopeptide repeat protein, which encodes MAKEQQMDELDKMNNVLSTGEQWIEKNGKKLTTIVIIAILVVAGFLMLKQFYFAPMEDEAQNAMYKGEFYFEQDNFEVALNGNEADFIGFKAIADEYSGTKAGNLANAYAGICAYNLGNNEEALEYLEAYDGDEPLLYPNIIAMIGNCYANMGDYNKAIEKFVAAADEASNSVISPLFLVKAATVAEKAGDNAKALEFYQEIKDKYENSVIGQDIDKYIEKANAQVK